The Candidatus Krumholzibacteriia bacterium genome contains the following window.
CGTCACGGCCGAGCACGCGGCGCCGATCGTCGACTCCCTCGGCGGCGACCCGCTGTCGGACCTGCGGATCGATCCCGACGACCCCTTCTTCGCGCGCCAGATGCCGATCGTGCTGGAGAACTGCGGCACGGTCGATCCGGAACGCCTGGAGGACTACCTCGCGCGCGACGGCTACCAGGCGCTGTGGAGCGCGGTGCACGAACGCACGCCGGCCGAGGTGCTCGACGAGATCAACCACAGCGGCCTGCGCGGCCGCGGCGGCGCGGGCTACCCCACCGGCCTGAAGTGGACCACGGTGGCCAAGGCCAAGGGCCGTGAGAAGTGCGTGGTGTGCAACGCCGACGAGGGCGATCCCGGCGCCTTCATGGACCGCAGCGTGCTCGAGGGCGACCCGCACCGCGTGCTCGAGGGCATGGCCCTGGCCGGCTACGCGGTCGGCGCCTCGCAGGGCTACATCTACGTGCGCGTGGAGTACCCGCTGGCCGTCGAGCGCCTGCAGAAGGCGATCAAGCTGGCCCGACGCGCGAACTTCCTGGGTCACCGCGTGTGCGGAACGGAATTCGCCTTCCACGTCGAGATCCGCCTCGGCGCCGGCGCCTTCGTCTGCGGCGAGGAGACCGCGCTGATGGCCTCGATCGAGGGCCGTCGCGGCAACCCGCGTCCGCGCCCGCCCTATCCGGCGCAGGCCGGGCTCTGGGGCCGGCCCACCCTGGTGAACAACGTCGAGAGCTTCGCCAACGTGCCCGCGATCCTGCGCCGCGGCAGCGACTGGTTCTCGCAGATCGGCACCGCCAAGAGCAAGGGGACGAAGGTCTTCGCCCTCGCGGGCCGTGTGCGCAACACGGGGCTGATCGAGGTGCCCATGGGCACCACCCTGCGCGACATCATCTTCGACATCGGCGGCGGCATCCCCGACGGCCGCGAGTTCAAGGCCGTGCAGACGGGCGGCCCGAGCGGCGGCTGCATCCCCGCTGACCACCTCGACACGCCGGTCGACTACGAGTCGCTGCAGGCGCTGGGCTCGATCATGGGCTCGGGCGGGATGATCGTCATGGACGACTCGTCGTCGATGGTCGAGGTCGCCCGCTACTTCATGGAGTTCAGCAAGACCGAGTCGTGCGGCAAGTGCGTTCCCTGCCGCGTGGGCACCGTCCAGGTGCACGACCTGTTGCAACGCATCCTCGACGGCACCGCCCCACCCGACGCGCGACAGCAACTGCACCGCTACGCGCACCTGCTGCGCGAGGCCAGCCTGTGCGGCCTGGGTCAGTCGGCGTCGAATCCCGTGTTGAGCACGTTGCAGTTCTTCGGCCACGAGTACGACGAGCTGCTCGGCGCCACGGAGGAGGCACGATGAACGAGCACGAGAACGTCGTCACCCTGACCATCGACGACCAACCGATCGGTGCCCACGGCGAGCAGTCGGTGCTCGAAGTCGCGCGCGAGAACGGGATCGACATTCCCACCCTGTGCCACCTCGACGGCCTCGGACCCATCGGCGCCTGCCGGCTGTGCATGATCGAGATCGAGGGCGACTCCCGCCTGCACCCGGCCTGCGTGACCAAGGTCGAGGAGGGCCAGGTCATCCACACGGACACGAAGCGCGTGCAGGCCCACCGGCGCTCGATCGTCGAGATGCTGTTCGCCGAGCGCAACCACGTGTGCGCGGTCTGCGTCTCGAACGGCCACTGCGAGCTGCAGAACCTGGCGCAGGACATGGGCATCACCTACGTGAGCATCCCCTATCTGCACCCCGACCTCGACGTCGACGCCTCGCATCCGCGCTTCAGCCTCGACCACAACCGCTGCGTGCTGTGCACCCGCTGCGTGCGCGTGTGCGACGAGATCGAGGGCGCGCACACCTGGGACGTCATGGGCCGCGGTGTCGAAGCCCGGGTGATCACCGACATGGGCACGCCCTGGGGCGTATCGGAGACCTGCACCTCGTGCGGCAAGTGCGTGCACGTGTGCCCCACCGGCGCCCTGGTCGAAAAGGGTCACTCGGTGGCCGAGATGCACAAGGAGCGCCAGTTCCTCCCCTACCTCACGATCATGAGGGAGCGACGATGAGCACCACGGACGGACGCAAGCGCCTGGCCACGATCTGGCTCGACGGCTGCTCGGGTTGCCACATGTCCTTCCTCGACATGGACGAGGCCCTGGTCGACGTCGCCGCGATGGCCGACGTGGTCTACGGACCGCTGGTCGACACCAAGGAGTTCCCGGCCGACGTCGACGTCACGCTGGTCGAGGGCGGTGTGAGCAGCGAGGAGGACCTCGAGAAGATCAAGACGGTTCGCAGCCGCACGAAGGTCCTCGCAGCACTCGGTGACTGCGCGGTCACCGCGAACGTCAGCGGCCTGCGCAACCAGTTCCCCGTGGACCGCGTGATCGAGCGCGCCTACCACGAGAACGCCGACGACGGAGAGGGCCCACAGACCGACGTCCCCCGTCTCGAGGTCTGGTCGAAGCCGTTGCACGCCCACGTGACCGTCGACCTCTGGATCCCGGGATGCCCTCCGTCGGCCCAGACGATCCAGTTCGCCGTCACCGAGCTCCTGCAGGATCGCATTCCCGACCTCAGCGAACACACGCGCTTCGGCGCCTGACCCTGGATCGAGGTTCGCCATGGCCCGCACCGTCACCATCGACCCCGTCACCCGCATCGAGGGTCACGCGCACATCACGATCGACCTCGACGACGAAGGCTTCGTGTCCGACGCGCGCTTCCACGTGACCCAGCTCCGCGGCTTCGAGATGTTCTGCGAGGGCCGGCCCTTCGCCGAGATGCCCTCGCTCATGGCGCGGATCTGCGGGATCTGCCCGGTGAGCCACCTCGTGGCCTCGAGCAAGGCCTGCGACGCGCTCATGGCCGTGAGCATCCCGCCCAACGGCGCGCGCCTGCGCCGCCTGATCAACCTGGCGCAGATCGTCCAGTCGCACGCGCTGAACTTCTTCCACCTGTCGTCGCCCGACCTGCTCCTGGGCATGGACTCCGATCCCGAGAAGCGCAACGTGTTCGGCGTGCTCGCCCAGCATCCCAAGCAGACGAAGGAGGGCATCCGCCTGCGCGCCTTCGGTCAGGAGCTGATCCGCACGCTCGGCGGCAAGCGCGTCCACCCCGGATGGGTGGTCCCCGGTGGCGTGAGCCATCCGCTCGAAGAAGAAGCCCGCGACCGCGTCCTGGCCGAACTGCCCGAGATGATGGTGATCGTCGAGCGCAACCTCGACTGGTTCAAGGGACACATGGACGGCTTCCAGGAGGAGATCCGGAGCTTCGCGAACTTCCCGAGCCTGTTCATGGCCCTGGTCGACGAGAAGGGCCGGCTGGACTTCTACGACGGCAAGCTGCGCTTCGTGAATGCGGCCGGCAATGCCGTCGGCGACGACGTCGACCCGGCCGACTACGCGCGGGTGATCGCCGAGCGAAACGAGTCCGACTCGTACCTGAAGTCTCCCTACTACCGTCCGATGGGCTACCCCGACGGCATGTACCGCGTGGGACCGCTGGCCCGGATGAACGTGGTGGAGTCGCTCGGCACGTCGGCGGCCGATCAGGAATGGGCGGAATTCCAGCAGCTGTCCCGCGGATCGGTGCT
Protein-coding sequences here:
- a CDS encoding NuoF family protein, with the translated sequence MNYEELVELADEARADVEGYDHTIRVCTAAGCLSSGSGAVKDALETEVGKRGEGEHRCRVSGAGCMGLCAGGPLVKVDDDVVYRDVTAEHAAPIVDSLGGDPLSDLRIDPDDPFFARQMPIVLENCGTVDPERLEDYLARDGYQALWSAVHERTPAEVLDEINHSGLRGRGGAGYPTGLKWTTVAKAKGREKCVVCNADEGDPGAFMDRSVLEGDPHRVLEGMALAGYAVGASQGYIYVRVEYPLAVERLQKAIKLARRANFLGHRVCGTEFAFHVEIRLGAGAFVCGEETALMASIEGRRGNPRPRPPYPAQAGLWGRPTLVNNVESFANVPAILRRGSDWFSQIGTAKSKGTKVFALAGRVRNTGLIEVPMGTTLRDIIFDIGGGIPDGREFKAVQTGGPSGGCIPADHLDTPVDYESLQALGSIMGSGGMIVMDDSSSMVEVARYFMEFSKTESCGKCVPCRVGTVQVHDLLQRILDGTAPPDARQQLHRYAHLLREASLCGLGQSASNPVLSTLQFFGHEYDELLGATEEAR
- the hoxU gene encoding bidirectional hydrogenase complex protein HoxU; its protein translation is MNEHENVVTLTIDDQPIGAHGEQSVLEVARENGIDIPTLCHLDGLGPIGACRLCMIEIEGDSRLHPACVTKVEEGQVIHTDTKRVQAHRRSIVEMLFAERNHVCAVCVSNGHCELQNLAQDMGITYVSIPYLHPDLDVDASHPRFSLDHNRCVLCTRCVRVCDEIEGAHTWDVMGRGVEARVITDMGTPWGVSETCTSCGKCVHVCPTGALVEKGHSVAEMHKERQFLPYLTIMRERR
- a CDS encoding NADP oxidoreductase; the encoded protein is MSTTDGRKRLATIWLDGCSGCHMSFLDMDEALVDVAAMADVVYGPLVDTKEFPADVDVTLVEGGVSSEEDLEKIKTVRSRTKVLAALGDCAVTANVSGLRNQFPVDRVIERAYHENADDGEGPQTDVPRLEVWSKPLHAHVTVDLWIPGCPPSAQTIQFAVTELLQDRIPDLSEHTRFGA
- a CDS encoding Ni/Fe hydrogenase subunit alpha codes for the protein MARTVTIDPVTRIEGHAHITIDLDDEGFVSDARFHVTQLRGFEMFCEGRPFAEMPSLMARICGICPVSHLVASSKACDALMAVSIPPNGARLRRLINLAQIVQSHALNFFHLSSPDLLLGMDSDPEKRNVFGVLAQHPKQTKEGIRLRAFGQELIRTLGGKRVHPGWVVPGGVSHPLEEEARDRVLAELPEMMVIVERNLDWFKGHMDGFQEEIRSFANFPSLFMALVDEKGRLDFYDGKLRFVNAAGNAVGDDVDPADYARVIAERNESDSYLKSPYYRPMGYPDGMYRVGPLARMNVVESLGTSAADQEWAEFQQLSRGSVLSSFHYHYARLIEILYCLERIRELLEDPGILDPHVRAHAEPNARVGVGASEAPRGTLFHHYEIDENGLMKKANLIIATGHNNLAMNRGVLQVAKHYINDGQVDDGALNRVEAVIRAFDPCLSCSTHALGEMPMDVVVRDAQGNVVDRKVRS